CCCTGTTCTCCAGTCACACCACAAGCAGAGGCTTTACAAGCTATTATAGTAGCGCCTGACAAAAAGAACATGTTGCAAAGTAGTTCAGGAAAAGATGCAGTGCCAACTAGTCCTGAAAAGAGAATTAAACAAAGGAGCCCTGTTAAAAAAGTGGCACCTACAAATGATTCTGATTCTAGTGATATTGAAGACTCCGACCAGGAGGATAAGGAATACTTTGATGACAGTACAGAAGAAAGGTTTATAAAGCAGCCTCTTGGATTTGAGGAGAGTGCTAGTGACAGCGAggatgacttttttattggtaaagtaagaagaacaaaaaagaaaaaaacaagcaaaagcAACGACAAGGTTAAGACAGACAAACTCCCACTGGCAATCGCGAAACCTCCACTTAGTGGACCAGAAGAACAGAAAGCGAGTGTGGGCCCCAAGAATGTGAAGCTGGAGTCAGTCTTTTGCACATCATTAGCTCAAACTAAACCAAAGGCATCGTATATGAAAAGGTAAGATGCAAAATTAAGGGTTAAAAACCATAAATGTGAAAATTGGACAGTGCGTAATGATTCCCAGACCACCCATGCAACAGTTCTGCACAAGACGCAGAAGCTCCACATTCCACATCATCACCacagcacactagtacgtcattgtGTAGCTCTATACACTGATTTCTTTACCAGGTCCATACAGAACCGAAAAAATGATTATGGGATTTTATAGAATACGCCCCTGCTAGTTTCATACTTTATATTTTATTTAGCTTGCTTTTGGTATTTCTTCGTTTGAAAAATCAGTTTGACTAAATCGTATTTTTTTCCAGACTCACTGTGAAACTATTATGttggtgtaggtttttttttttacttgggaaTACTTATTTATCATTACTTGATGGCAATAGGAGACAAGTAACTATTCAGAAATGGCCATTTGTCCCAAAATATTCGACATTGTCAAATAATCAAAAAAAGTGATGTGCTGTCAGTAGGAATGTGTTTACTTtctccttttctcttttttttctctccatctcTCTTCTGTTTAATCATTTCTTTGCTTCTTTACCATAGTCGTCAGTTACCCTCATATTAATGTGGTATGTATATTGGCAACTACTGACATGAAGCTTTTCTTTACAGAGAGTCTAAAATGCCACCAACCAGAAACAAGAAACCAGGTATGTGAGTTATACGAATTTCATGTGATAGACGAGAACCAATATTTGGCCCATCATTTTCCAACTTTAGATATTTTTAACAGAATAATAAATGCAATATGCATATATCCTCTTCACATAGATCAGTGTCTCTAGTGCCACCAATTGAAAGTTAACAATTCTATAAGTCTAGATTGACCCTATTAAGAGGCTTTGACACGTGAATTAGGATATAAAGTCAAAGCAGAATCTTCACGGACAGTGAAATGCCTTAATTTACAAACAGAACTTTTATTGAAGGTGTGCTCCCTGTGATCATATAATAACAAGTGACTCTGAATTTGGAAAAGGGGCTGACTAAAGGTTCCGTCACACAtatcgatatcgttaacgatatcgttgctttttgtgacgtagcaacgatatcgttaactaaatcgttatgtgtgacagcgaccaacgatcaggcccctgctgggagatcgttggtcactggggaaagtccagcactttattttgtcgctggatctcccgctgacatcgctgaatcggcgtgtgtgacaccgattcagcgatgtcttcactggtgaccagggtaaacatcgggttactaagcgcagggccgcgcttagtaacccgatgtttaccctggttaccgttgtaaatgtaaaaaaacaaacactacatacttacattcccggtgtctggtcaggtccctcaccttcagcttcccgcactgactgtgagcgccggtcagctgtaaagcagagcacagcggtgacgtcaccgctgtactttacggccggcgctcagtcagtgctggaagctgaaggcgggggacgtgaccagacaccgggaatgtaagtatgtagtgtttgttttttttacatttacaacggtaaccagggtaaacgggttactaagcgcggccctgcgcttagtaacccgatgtttaccctggttacccggggacttcaggatcgttggtcactggagagctgtctgtgtgacagctctccagcgaccaaacagcgacgctgcagcgatcgacatcgttgtcagtatcgctgcagcgtcgcttagtgtgacggtaccttaatataaCCTTCTGAGAAATGGTGCCCCTTATCTATTACAGGTCTTTCCCAGCTACAATGACTTAACCCTTTTAGTTTCATAGCTGTACAGGCAGATCAAGAATGGCAAATGGTTGTAAATAAGGCAGCCAAGAAGGGTGAACTATGGTTCTCTGCATGTTATGTCCTCAAAGCACTATAAATCTGCAGTTACAGGCTGAATCAGCAGGTTATTGGCATTACAAAGCTGTACGGACACTTTTTACTAAAatcgggagaaaatgaactttattcttttCTTTAGCCGCCGGCTTTTAGTCGGACGTGTTGCAGGGAGCGCTCGCAGCActgtgtactgagcggtgactgtatCACTTAAAGCTGGCGGctcccgggaggaataaagttatttTTCTCCTGACAGCTGCACATTCAGTAAGGCATCAGGATAGCTCAGGACAGCATTATAATACTAATAACGTGATTAGCCCTGTATGTGCAGGTTAATGGAATTTGGGgacgtaacaggttccctttaatgttgttTATACTATTGCATATTAAAAAATAATTCTCTCTTTTTAGTTTTTCCTCAGGCGAACACTTTGTCACGAAAACCGCAGCCTGTCAAAGCCTCAAATGTTAAACAGCAGTGCAAATTGGAAAATGAGACTCTACACCCGTCATGGGAAGCAAGCAGAAAACGGAAAGAGCAGTCTCAGATCGCAGTATTTCAAGGCAAAAAGATAGTATTCGATGACTAGGTTTAATtatattataataattataataaaaatttGTACACATTTCTGTTTTTATTGTGAATTGATGAATGGGATATTTTGTAGATAATtggaaattatgattttttttcattgaATGTTTGAACCTTTTTCTACTTGTACACAGAATGGAGTCTATATAGCAGCATACAGTAGTGATTCTGCAGTGATCTCCATTGCATTTGATTTGTATGGAATCCAACAGAAAAAGATAACTATATTAAAATTAAAGGCGCAAAGTATAGTAATGCATCTTTTATCATTGCTCTATTGCAGCACCTAACATCACAATGCAACAATATGTCTCTGTTCATCACAATTTTATCTCCTTTTAAAGTGAACCTACTAGTTTAAATATACTGTCCAACTTTGAGCAGATTGATTTATAGATGTGTGGAAAAAGATCAAGTATAACTTGACATTATACAGAAATAACTGTCAGTTGCGGGTTAGGTCCTACCACTGGACTCCTAAAGCCCAAGGTAGTGTAGATTACATCCAAGTGCTCCAGCTTCATCTCACACTAAGAAATTTAAATTATGAGCCCCTATGCGGACAGTGATGATgaagtctgtaaagcactgtggaaattaatgctgctatataaggccgggttcacattagcatttcagtccgcagcgtggtgctgcacacttctttccttaagctccacCTATTCAGCATGCGTCCTGCGaacctatttttaacattgggtacacagggacataAGTTGTATGCGGATACGTCCGTGTGCGCCGTTTTGAAGTGCCCTCCAaacgcaccatgttgcattttcttgcatacCGCGGGCACGTCAAATCGATCCACACGGACGaatccacatacaacgcatgtccctgcatacccaatgttaaagataggtatgcaggatgcatgtagaagtaggtggagcttaaggaaagaagtccacaGCACCGCTCTGCtgactgttaggctaggttcacattagcgtaaaTGAGTAAAATGAATAAATATATCGTGATTTTTGCAGATgactgggttttgtttttttttacgtgctAGAGACAGGGACAGTGATGTCTGTCTCAAATCTGCCCTCTGATGTCATGGTAAAAGCTGACAAGCTCAGTTGGTTCCCACAGTGTAATGTTTCCTGACAACCTTGTTATAGTTACAAAGCACATCATCTCTTTATTGCATCATATAGTAATATCCTGTATATAGATACTCCGTTCTTCTTTACTGTGACATCTTTCAGTGACTGGGGTTGGTCTCTGCTCGCCGCCTCTTCTCCTTTACAAtgcgcactgacagtgcgctctcctgCTGGCTCATTACTTCCCATTAGGTCCAACGAGGGAGCGCAATGGCAGTGCGCATTCAATGGTAATATAGCACTGGAAGCATGTAACTCATACTATGCACCTGTTGGAAAGAGCATGGAGTAGCCCAGAACATGAAACAGAAGCCACTGATGAGTTTCAGAGAGGGGACAGAGACTGCTGCAGCCAATTTCCCCTGATGATGTCctgtttgagaatccccagtgcatgctgagaTAAAAAGAAAAGCgctatggaattaatggcactatataaatgaaTAAAGAAAGATAAATACTCAAACGAAACTTATTAAAGCAGAAgattttataaaaagaaaaaaaggaagacaGTAGAGAAGGAGAGAGGGGACAGAAAGGAATTTTTTTAATTAAGCTATATTAGAAAAGTGATTAGATTATTACATTAGATAGAAATGTAAGATTAAATTAAATTTTGGTTTTCAACCACCCCTTTGAGTCTTTTTTTTTTACCGAGGAGATAGAGATCACTACTATGAACTACATGTACTTGTGATCTGCACAAATTCTCACCTCTGGTAAGCATTTATATATTGCCTTTGGAGAGAATAGAATAAGTCCCTACTTACTACCTCTGGCAATGGTTTATCTAGCCAGAAAACTAAAGGATTTGGCTTTTGAACTTGACCCTCTTAGTCTTTCTTCTCTCCCTCTACATTGTGTCGCTCAGTAGATGGGTGGCTAGTATGTGTAAGGTGTGAGCGGAGACTTAGATGTTTGATTCATTCTTTAGCTTGACCATCCAGAAGCCATGTCCTAATTATCCAGTAAGCTTGCTTGGCTCTCTCCCTTCTCCGTGTGTGGTGTGGTCAGAAAGCCTTACCTAGTGAAAAGTCAAGAGAATAAGACATTTGACTTCAAGCTGCCTGATCTGTCTCACCCTCACCAACAGCATCTGAAAGGGGAGAGATGGTCTTCCGATTTCCAAAAAATCAGAGGGTTAGGCTGTGTTCTGGGGCCTTGGTCTGAGAATCTGTTGTTCAGCTTGTCTAATGCTTTTCTGCTCAGACTTGGgtcttgagtagtgatgagcgaatgtgcacaGATAAGTTGTTTTCCAAGCATGTTCGGGTGCTAACCAATTGTCTTCAGCGGCTCAAATATGTTTGAGACCCGCACCTGCTGTTCGACAACCACAATACGTGTATGGAATGCCTATCGAACAGGCAATATATGCATGTGTTGTGTCTGTCcaacagcagcgagacatgcaggCGCTGGGACTCGAACACATTATTCGAACATGTCGAAGATACTCGGTTAGCATCTGGGCATGCTCTTGTAATAACTCATCACTAGTCTTGAGCATGAATTGATCTTCCATTCACTAGATACATAAGGGTAAGTTCTGATAAGCAAAgtgaattgatttttttattttttgtcatccTGAAATCCCCCTGTAGACTCCTGAACCTAAATTATGTAATACCTGGGTAACGCGGTCATATGCATGTGCTGCTTTTCTTtctttgttgacaggctgcagAAGGGACATCAGGATTTGCAGCACATGTGACCTTTGCAACCAATCACCAGGCTCAGCAGCTCGTGCCGTCTACATCTGCATCTCGACCGAGCTCAGAGATGGGCTGTAGCCGTCACATGCTGCAGTTGTCCTGTCACCAAAAGACCAGGACCGCATCACTGGACCTTGTAGAGGGCGAGAATCTCAGATTTTAGAACATTTGAAATTGAAAACCACATTTTACTCCTCTACTTACATATAAAAAAGACAACTTCTTCTTTATGGAAAACTTGAAATACTTTATTCAAGTCATTTTCACATAATTTTGCAACCAGAGTGGAGGCAGGCAAAAGACAAATATGAAAGTATGCTAGAAAAGTAGCCTGTGTCATAAATATGAGATTTCTGAATAGAAATCCAAGCCAACAAGAAACAGAAGCAAAGTCAAGTCAACACCAAATCTACAGTATAGAAACATAAAGATAAAGCTCTCTGTGTAAGTAGCATAGGCTTGTATGGATTTAATTCAAGTTACAATTAAGCACCATTTAACACATTCTTCCAAGGAAACAAAACCATTCTATACCATTTTTCCTTAGCGATGTATGACACTGCATAGTGATGTAACATGCACTATCTGGTAACAAAAATGATATGTTCTTTCATAATCATATGAAATAGGACCTGTACAATGAACAAAATCTTTTTCAGGTCATGGAAAACATTGGTTCTTGTGTGTGCTCAGTTTGTCTTGGTTCACACACTGCAGTTATAACTGTTTTTAACACTTAGAGATCTGGATACGAAGACTTAATTTTATTGGAAGAGTTTCCCCATGACAACCTATCTATAATCACAGCGATCAACCGTCAAGTAATCCAGCAGCAAGTGTTCAAATACCATACGGCACCACATCAAGAAAAAATAAGCACTACTAAGATTACTAAAATAATGTCATGCTGTATTTCTCGGGTTCGTCACACCCTTTATTTTCGTATTTTTAGTTTGTCGAATAAATACACAGACAGCCTCCCCCTATATCAATTCAGATATATGAAAAGAATTTGCCGAAACCGATTTAAGAAATCTGCACCATGTGAACAAAACAGACAGCGCCATGttgcctgactggcttcctcaataGGGGGCATACTTGACAGCGCCGTTACGCTTGACTGGCTTCCTCAATAGGGGACATACCCGACTACGCCGTTTCACCTGACTGGCCTCCTCAATAGGGGGCAttgccgacagcgccgtttcgcctgactggcttcctcaataGGGGGCATACCCGACAGCGtcgtttcgcctgactggcttcctcaataGGGGGCatgcccgacagcgccgtttcaccTGAGGAGTTTCCTCAATAGGGGGCatacccgacagcgccgtttcgcctgactggcttcctcaataGGGGGCATACCCGACAGCGCCGTTTTGCCTGACTGGCTTGCTCAATAGGGGGCATGCCACCTGTTGAGGAAGCCAGTCAAGTGAAACGGCGCTGTCAGGGTAGCTGAGGGGTGCCCTGGGCCAGGACAAACATTTATGTAAGTACTATGATCATCTTGAATTGTTGTGTTGATAACTGTTCCGTAAAAGGCATGTATATACCACATGGATATTATTAATACTTGCACACTGTGTTAGCATCTTGGTTAGAGCTCCGCGTGTAATATTGCTTTACATATTAAAAGCACGATGCACTTTATTGAGTATGGATACTAGTTAAAGCGGCTGTTTACATCACCAGCTCCTATTAAGAAACTGTGTTTTGTAAGTCATTTATTGCCCTTCTGTTATTGCTCCTGGCCCTTGTTTTTACTCCCAGCTTCATTTTGATAAATTTCCCtggttatattttttatattattttaatgtatgattgaataaattatatattttacattATTTTATTGTCTATGCCTCTTTATCGCTGTTACATACATATGGGATTTTGTTGATTagccgtgtgaacatagccataagCTAATTAACCCCTAAATTTTTtttaatctgaccagtgtcaatttatgtggtaataactctggaatgcatcaACAGATTccaatgattctgagattgtttttttttttcgtggcacattgtactttatgatgatggtaaatttagatcgatatgttttgtgtttatagaaaatatcagaaatttgacaaaaatgttaaaaaaaaaaaaatgtgcaattttcaagctttgaatgattatccctttaacccagatagtcataccacaaaaaaagttaataaataacatttcccacatgtcagctttacatcagcaacgtttgtaaaatgttattttattttgttagccttttatGAGGTTTAAAATGTagtagcaatttttaatttttacaaggaaatttacaaaactttttttttttagggacctatccaggtttgaagtgacttttggggtcCTATATATTCAGAAactcccaaaagtgataccatttaaaacagcaccccctgacatattaaaaattactttcaggtagtttattaaccctttaggtgcttttcaggaattaatgcaatgtgacatgaaagaatgaaaatgtgtatttttaccacctaaatgtctctaacttctgaacaggccgctgtagccgacagactctaaggccgctatttggcagtGAACTACCATGGTAAAAATCAGgatcacacaatcatgatctcagggtgccgatggggatataGATGGAGCCCCACaccctgttaaccatttatatgatgtagtcactattgatagcagcatctaaggggttaaacagatatggacggtgccaacactgatcatagCTGATGCAGAAAGATGTCTGATATAGCATACagatgacagctgctggattgtcacctttatggggaggctattctcttatatctcgggtcagtaaaaagacgtattggcagtcattaatGAGAGaagcactccctgttttttttctaaatgtaCCCACCACCTGATTGTCTGTAAAACTTCTCTAATACACAGTGTATTacgcacatttatataatttagctTCAATCTCCATCTTGATTCATCCTGTATATGATTTCTTTATACTCCACTAGTAATCCCATGATGTGTCAGCATAGTATCATATGACTAGATTGTCTCAGTACCATCTCTCAGTACTATCTCTAGATTTACGAGATTATAGGTATACTGTCAGGGAGGCTGATCTGTCATCTACAATACATGCGTGTGACAGTAGCCGTGGAATTATCATCAGTAGGTataacttattttttttctttccaaatCACTCATGAAGTGGGGAAGCTTCAACAGTATTGCAAAGCAATTTGATCATACAGGAAGTTCTAGTGACCTATAGTGATCCCCTTCAGGGAATATAAACCCATCTTTCaacttagatggtttcctctggtgaacagcaataatcttcaagtctgaccacaggttctcagttggattaaggtctgggctttgactaggccactccaaaaccatGACATGTTTCTTCTTAaaacactcgagtgttgctttagcagtatgctgtggttctttgtcttgttggaaggcgaaCCTCAGTCCTACTCTCAAATCACTGACTGACTTATACATGTTTTGCTGAAGAATTCCTGTTTTTCACACCattcatcttcccctcgactcagaccattttccctgttcctgctgtcgaaaaacatccccacagcatgatgctgccaccaccaccatgtttcactctggGGATGGTGTCTTTGGGTGATGACctatgttggtttggcgccagacataacaTTTACCTTGatggccaaagagttcaattttggtctcatctgaccactgcaCCTTCCATATGTATTTTAGCAAActtaaaatgagccttacaattcttgtgtgtaagtaaagcctttttttctgcccactcttccataaaggccacctccatggagtgtacggcttattgtgatcTTATGAACAGACACTAAGCATTTGACTTATGAAGGGGCTTGATGGCAAAAGATGAATACATATGCATATGCcaattttagttatttgatcccataaatttaatgtaTGCCTACATCTTTCTCACTTCAcaaacttaggctatgtgcacatgttgagtttttgatgctttttttccgcAGGCAaatcctgctctcttggcagtaagaaactttCTTCAAAACAGCAGGTCTTTCTTAGTTTGTGTTGCATTTTTGTGCTGCGTTTTTGTTTTCTCCTGCGTTTTCTCATGGCATTTTTGTCTCCTGTACATGCTGATaaattttagtgcataaaaaatctgattctacttcatcaggtttttgcaccaaaaacacaaCAAGAAccgattacatgcgtttttgagcCACCCGAAAAACGCtgacagaagtgacatgctgcattttgcaaaagcCAAAGTATTGCACAAAATACTAAGGGTGAAAAAaataagctgtgtgcatgagatttctgaaatctcagactttgttggtactgtaaaacgcagctgaaaatttacattaaaaaaataaaaagctgaAAAAATGCATCGTGTGAACACACAGCCTAAGACTATttggtgctgatgcatcacacacaaatttgaTTAcaaaaacacaggttgtaatgtaacataataggtaaaaagccatgagggacgaatactttcgcaagccactgtatacaTATCTGGGGACTAATGACCAAAtgaatataaaaatgaaaaaactggAGTATGATTTTAAAAATACTGAACCAGGCTAGAATTAGGAATGAAACCCAAGACCGAAACTAAATAAACAAATAACCTGATGTAAGTAAGTAAAAGCAATGGTGTATatgaataacatagggtactttggtaaacactattttttaataaaaaaaaaaaccgtaaGCCATCCCACTAGCGTCAAAGTGTACCCAAATTCGGGATGGTCCTAGCTTCTAACATTAAAACCTTGCATCATAGTGACGTCCTGTATAACGAAGGGCTAAGCAggactttttgtttattttttttaaaagccgGACGTCACTATGGCGCAGGGTAAAGTTTTAATATTATAGGTTAGGACTTTGTGTACACCTTGACATTTTATGTTTTATCAGAAATGGTGTTTACCAAGTACCACATCTTATTTATATGCACCATTTCTTTTAcggatttacttacagcagggtatttgtttattttgtttctgtctttGGTTTTGTCTGTTTGATGACCGGTGTGAACGTGCTCCTATTTTGTTCATGTCCCAGCTTGTATTCCAGTTAATTTTTTTCGGTTTAGAATTGAAAATAGTACCTTGTAAACAAGGATAACTTAACACCGCACACTTTCAGCATCAGATCTGTTAGTTGATATTTAACTCTTTACAACATTATATCCGTTATTATTACACTTAGATTAAACATGCAATATCCTAGTGCAAATGAAGTTTGATAATTTCCTAAATGCCCTATACCTGGAGATGTATAATTCTATACACGTGTGCAGCCTATGTCAAATTATATCATTGGCATTAAGTTTGGACCTCATGCTATACTTTTTCTTGGAACAGATTTGCAAATTTGAGTTGCTCTTTTTTGGAAGAGGAAATATCGAGCTGCGTTTTGACAAGTGAGCATTAATCTTGACTGCATCAAGTGACCACACTAGAATACATTAATACATTACACTTGTGGTAACACATTGTTATACCCCAGTCTACATAGATGACATATCACCATACCGCAGGGATTTTGCTTGGAATGAAAGCTACGGTCACCAAGCATTGGAAAAAGAGATTAAGTGTAGCTACAGTTAGAAGAGAATCTttcaccagtagtgatgagcgaacgtgctcggataacgtgtgatctgagcatgctcgggtgttatatgAGTATCTTGGTGCTCGAATAATATCTTCAAGTCCCTGCAACTGCATGTTTAGTGGCTGTTACAAAAATGTAATCTAGACCATTTGCAATGGAGCTTTGTGTTTTTGGTTTTTTATTTTTGGAGCTGTAAAATAGGCTTATAAACAAGCTCatcctctttaatcaaattgatcTTTGATGCAACTCTCTCGAATAACTAAAGTCAAGTAGGCAAGTATTGCAGTTTGCATGGAAGGGCCCAGTGGCCTATGTATTAGAAAAAACACTAGTAGCTTAAGCAGCGACGATATAGTATCTGTATGGTGTAAAATTAATGCCCATTTTGGCTCATTTTACAAAATTGTTTCCCAGTTGTAAACACAATTCAGATATTTTAACTTAGGATTGGGCTTTTGCAGACCATATGTAGTCATTTTTACCATTAGATCATACTATGACTATTTATAAAGATATACTAGCCTCTTAACGGATTGTCGCAATTCAAATATGCACTAATTTATCGGAAAGCACAACAATTACATTGAGTTATAGGTAGCGACTTCCACATCTCTCCTTTAGTGGAAGCCCAATTCAGTAGTGTCCATTCCTGTAAGTAGCACAATCTGTTGACTACTTCATTTCCAGAGTAAGATTATGTAATTATCGCCATCACTCTGACCATCGGCTCCACTTGCATGCGGAACATAACTGAAAATAACTGTTAAATATCTTTATGAAAAGTCATCACTCCAGTATGATTCTTAAGGAAGCTTATAAGTGCAATCGTGAAGAAGTATGTCATCTTCATACATAGGATATATACCAGAAAATTATATAGtgtagcattttttttcccatCGTAAGAATATAAAAATATGATTAATTCATGTTTTTATATACTACTTTTCCGTTAACCCTATACCACTTACTGTTTTATGAATGGATGACTGGTCCACTTTACGAAAAGATAGAGAAGAAcaacatgcttgaaaaagacctatattggtcgaaacgttgcatttttgcaaaaaaaaagttaattttaatttTTCACCCGGATCGGATGCTGTTCTTCTCTATTTTTTGGTATGTACTCTTCCATTTGGGTCCAGTGGAACCAGAGAGAGCGTTCATTCTAATATCTGAAGTGCTGTCAGCTGCTGCTTTTCTATTTTATGGTCCACTTTAAGTTGTCTACATAGATTTTCCACATAATATTCACTTAAATACATGGCATTGTCTGGCTCAGTTGTACATATTAGTGTTACAATACTCATTATCACTAACAATCCACATCTTAAGGTTTGTAGGACACACAAGTTGGGTCTTATTGCTCATTGATACAGAAATCAGTTGTAGCATACACTTAAATGTTGTTTGTCtgtatcagaaaaaaaaaataccggtATTCCTACATAGGTCAACCAGATATTGCATCTATTAAAATAGTGCTAGCTTTGTTACATGTGATAAAAATCCAGTTACGCTCTTGTCAAAGTCCATATGCTTCCATTGAAAAGTGTTTACATCCAACGACTTCTTAACTCCAGAATAATCGAACCTTTGAACGAATGGATTTTTTTACTGCAGTCTAATAGCTGTGAAAAGAAAGAACAAAATATGGTTTAACCttcgcttgaaaaaaaaaaattctggaatgtgtgcaaCTTGTTCATTAAAATATGCACATGCCACAAGGGGCTTGGCATGGGCATCCTGACTTTTTATACAATTGGTAATGCTGTTTTTCAGATCATGGAAACTATTTGGCAATATCCAGCACAAGCTGATCAGAATGAATTCCTTTTATCCAAATGGA
This region of Ranitomeya imitator isolate aRanImi1 chromosome 1, aRanImi1.pri, whole genome shotgun sequence genomic DNA includes:
- the SRFBP1 gene encoding serum response factor-binding protein 1 isoform X3, which translates into the protein MRADVKKVKALTIRKLIRHVSQLKSRKGPEEQVLKNQRRVQRLLEEMQSIRKLKPDVVTKYALQTEIAFDNVFNKANSTMETRAVTRLATHPLIKKKISAIKDAIKAFKEARMTNTEQGTPPKQPPLPSKPAKSVKQEAQKKPKPEADKRPKQEAQKKPKPGKAKRKVKMQKTKLENNVQDNPVVETVDNEKDLVTSDPSNEVPCSPVTPQAEALQAIIVAPDKKNMLQSSSGKDAVPTSPEKRIKQRSPVKKVAPTNDSDSSDIEDSDQEDKEYFDDSTEERFIKQPLGFEESASDSEDDFFIGKVRRTKKKKTSKSNDKVKTDKLPLAIAKPPLSGPEEQKASVGPKNVKLESVFCTSLAQTKPKASYMKRESKMPPTRNKKPVFPQANTLSRKPQPVKASNVKQQCKLENETLHPSWEASRKRKEQSQIAVFQGKKIVFDD
- the SRFBP1 gene encoding serum response factor-binding protein 1 isoform X2; its protein translation is MSAAAPVLNLNNEVVRMRADVKKVKALTIRKLIRHVSQLKSRKGPEEQVLKNQRRVQRLLEEMQSIRKLKPDVVTKYALQTEIAFDNVFNKANSTMETRAVTRLATHPLIKKKISAIKDAIKAFKEARMTNTEQGTPPKQPPLPSKPAKSVKQEAQKKPKPEADKRPKQEAQKKPKPGKAKRKVKMQKTKLENNVQDNPVVETVDNEKDLVTSDPSNEVPCSPVTPQAEALQAIIVAPDKKNMLQSSSGKDAVPTSPEKRIKQRSPVKKVAPTNDSDSSDIEDSDQEDKEYFDDSTEERFIKQPLGFEESASDSEDDFFIGKVRRTKKKKTSKSNDKVKTDKLPLAIAKPPLSGPEEQKASVGPKNVKLESVFCTSLAQTKPKASYMKRESKMPPTRNKKPVFPQANTLSRKPQPVKASNVKQQCKLENETLHPSWEASRKRKEQSQIAVFQGKKIVFDD